Below is a genomic region from Hydrotalea sp..
CTATCACTTCGTTATTTTAGCGTGCGTTTCACCAAAAACATCTTTCAACAAATCATCCTTGGTTAATGCGCCGTGGCTGGCCAACCATTTTTTTTCTAATCGCGGCATGACGGCGGAAAAATCCTTCGCCGTGAAACCCCGCGCCAATAATTCATCGCCCGCCTTGGCCAGGGGAAATACCGGTTGGGGCATGGTTGATAATTCCCGATATTGCGCCGAGGTTATTTTATCGGCCAATAATTGGCAGAGTAAAAATAGGTGATAGGCGTCGCCGCCGTGATAATAATGAAAGGCAAAACCATCGAGTGTTTTATCCGCTGACCGATAGGTTGCCAGCAATTGGTTGACCTCCCTCGGCCAGGCAAAGGATGAGAAATTTTTTTGTATGTTGGTTACGTTGTTTTCTATATCCTCTAACATCAAGGCATAAAATGCCGCGCGGCGGTGGCTGGGCCAGGCGTCGATAAGTTGCGCGGTATTTTTTTCGCTGTCGGGCAAAATGTCGGAAGTTATTTTTTTTATCAACGACATATCGGGCGAAATATTAAGCACTTGCCAAATATCATCAGCCTGCATCATTGTTATTATGGCGGGCGATTTACGCGATGATAAAATTTTTAGCAATTCCATGCCGACGCGCTCGCGCGATATTTTTGCCAAACCGGCGCGTTGTTGCATGATAATTTTTCGGCCGTCATGGTTAAAGGCCGCATCGGGCAGGGTGGCCAAAAATCGATAATAACGCAGGATGCGTAAATAATCCTCAGCAATTCTTTTTTCGGCGGAACCAATGAAACGCAATGTCAGGGGCGAAAAATCACCGATGATATTCAGCGGGTCGCTGACCACGCCAGCGGCGTCGGCATAAAGGGCGTTGATGGTGAAATCGCGCCGCGCCGCGTCCTCCGGCCAATCGCCGCCAAACGCAACCGTGGCGTGGCGGCCGTCGGTCGTAACATCACGGCGCAGGCAGGCAACCTCCACCATGATACCCTGGGTTATAATACGAATGATGCCGTGGGCGAAACCATCCAACACCAATCGCCAATCGGCAAATTGTTCGGCGTGTTTTTTTAATTCATCGGGCGTTGTTTTAATCGCCAGGTCGTAATGTTGCGCTGTAAGTTGTTGCATCGATTGTTCGCCGGTTACGTTGGCTTGCGGCGTGGCGGGGGTCGACGTTGCCAGCCGCGCCAATAATTGGTCGCGCACCGCACCGCCGACAACGCGCACCGGTGCCAATTTATTCAGCGACAACATTATCGCCCGAACGGGTGGCGGGATAGCTATGGTTATGTTGGGGGCGGCTTCGGGGGAATGCTTCATAAAAACAATCGAACAATATTCTATCGCTTTGAATGGTTATTTATTATTTTTTTCTATTTGGCCATTTGGGTTGAGCGGTTGTTTGTTTGCCAACCGGTTTACCGGTTCGCACCACGCCCAATTATGCCAATTTACGCCAAGCGGTTTTACGGGTTGGCGGGCGTGGTTGGCACGGTTGCCGGCACGGCGGGGGCGTTGTCGCCATTGGTTGGTGTTCCAGCGGCGGGCGCATTGCCATCGGTTGGGGTATCGCTGGTGCTGACTGGCGCGATGGTTAATTTTGGCATCAATTTGTCTATATTAAGGCTGACGTTTTGCAGGTTATTATTGTTGTCGGCATAACGATAGGCCTGGTCATTTAACATAAACAAAATATTGTTGGCGGCCGGCGTGGTCAGGGATAGGTTATTTTGGTTGGGCAGGGTGATGGTTTTGCCCTTTGCGATTTGCGCCTCGAGCAAGATTTTCCCCTGGTCATCGGTGACGCGCACCCAGACGTCGTTGTTGGCGCGTAACGCTAGGTGTGGCGTCGTCGCGCCGTTGGTGGCGTCGCCCGCGTGGTTTTTTTGGCCAATCGCCAGAAAAAGATAATAGCCGCCGAACAATAAACCAGCGACCACCAGCACCGATATTGGTTTAAGCAGGTCGGTCAGGTGGGTCGGGTTGTAATTGGCTTTTTTCTTTACGTAACCGCTACCCTTGCGCAGGTTAAAGGTCGGCGGCGTGGTGATATCGTTAAGTTGCAACAGACGTTTGATGGCGACCTCGTCCTGAAAATGCTCGGCGAGGTAAGATAAATAAATATCCTCATGCACGTCAAGCAAATCGGCATATTGGTTGATAAAGCCGCGGATAAAATAATGGTTGGGCAGGAGGTAATAACGTCCATCCTCCAACGCGTCGACGAATGATTCGCGAAATTTTAATTCGCGGGTAATATCGGTATGTTCCAACCCTAATTCCTTGCGGCGTTTTTTTAAAATCAAACCAAACTGCGCGGGCGACAGGGCGGCGTATTTTTTTTGATTGGGGGTAAGGATGGATGACACCGTGGTCCCCTCGGCCGCTAAGGTTTTGCTCAATACACCGGTCGGCGTTTTGCCCGACGGGCTGATAAGCGTGGTTTTGGCGGTGGTGGTTATTTTGCTGGCAATTTTTTTACCAACCGCGGCGACATTACGATCGCTTAATCGTTCATACCAACGAATTTTTTTATCGGCTGGGTGCTGTCCATCATCGTTGTCGGCTCTGCCCAAGGTGTCGACAAATTTCTTCTTCTTCATAATTTTTTTTTAGCACTTTATCATGGTTACCACAAGCAGGATGATAATTGCGGCCAAGCTTGAGGTGATGGTTATTGCTCATTTAACAATCTGCTCATCAAGCTTAAAAAATTGGGGAAGGAGGTTGCAATCGACCGGTCATCGTCGATGGTTATAGCCTCCTGACAAACCAAACCGAGGATATAAAAACTCATGGCGATGCGATGGTCAAGGTTGGTGGCGATGACATTGCCGCCGCGGATGTTTTTCTGGCCGGTGATTTCCAACCAATCGTCGCCGGTTTTCACCGCAACGCCGGCACCGGAAAGGCCGGTGGCGATAGCCGCCAGGCGGTTTGATTCCTTGACCCGCAATTCCTCTAACCCTTGGAACAATGAAACACCGGTGGCGCAGGCGGCGGCGATGCTTAAGATAGGGTATTCGTCAATCATGCGTGGCGCGCGGTCGGGTGGGGTGGTGATGCCCTGCAACGCCGCCGATTTAACGCGAATTGTGCCGGTCGGTTCGCCACCAGCGGCGAAGCCGTCGTAATCGATGGTTATAGCCGCGCCCATTTCTAACAGGGTTTCGATAATGCCGTCGCGCGTTGGGTTAAGACCGACATTTTCAATCGTCAGGTCGCTGTCAGGCAAAATAGAGGCCGCCACCAACAAAAACGCAACCGAGCTTATGTCGCGCGGCACATTAATATTCTTGCCGGTTATTTTTTCCAAAACCGCGGTGCCGCCGCCGATGGTAACACCGCGAAGATTATCCTTGATGGTTTCGCGCAATGGCACGCCGAATAACGCGAGCATGCGCTCGGTATGGTCGCGGCTGATGTTATGCTCCCACACCGTGGTGTCGCCCATCGCCGATAAACCCGCCAACAAAATGGCCGATTTAATCTGCGCCGAGGCAACTGGCAGGGTGTAATCAAGCGGGATAAGCGGCGGGCGACCACGAAACGATAGGGGTAAAAAATTGGGCAAGGCATTGTCACTGCCCGTAAATTCAACCCCCATGTTGCTCAAGGGGCCGATGACGCGCTTCATCGGTCGCTTGCTCAGCGATTCATCGCCGAACATGCTGACATGGTGGCCGGTGCCCGATAGCATGCCCATCAACAACCGTGCGCTGGTGCCGCTGTTGCCCATGTCCAATGGTTCTTTGGGTTGGCGCAGGGCCAGGAACCCCGGGCTTTCGACAAGGTAATCATCGCCGTCTTTTTTGACCATGACCCCCATTGCCGCCATGGTTTTTTGCGTGCGCTGGGTGTCCTCGCTTTCCAATAAACCGGTGATGCGACTGGTGCCGCGCGCCATGCCGGCGAACATCAGGGCGCGGTGCGAAATTGATTTATCACCCATCGACGCGGCCTTATCATTTTTACCTAGGGTGCCGCGCAGGCCATTTTTTTCCCCGTTTGCATCCCGTTGACTTATAAGTTTCATGTTTTAAGCTATAGTTGCGAAAATTTCTTTTGACAAATTGTTTTTGGCGTGATAGTTGAACAATATGTTTGCAACTGGCGAAATTGGCGAAAAATTTACTTGCCCACATTGTTCAACCCCCGAGGAAAAGGTGAAGTTTTACAATCTGGGTAAGGAGGGCGACCCGGTGTGCCCGAAATGCGGCGCGATGCATAACCCGTTGGAATCGCTCCATTTGAAAAGTTATTACCAAGGCATGGAAGAAGAAAACATGGATGGTATGGAAGAAGGTAGCGAAGAAATGGTTGATGATGCCGCGGTGGTGTTGGAAGATACCAGCGAATTGGGCGGGGAAGAGGTTTTGCCAGACGCCACCCCCGAAAATCCGGACGGCGAGCAATAGCAATCGCCGCGCAAGCAATAGCTTTTGCGCTCGATTGAATTTTATATTTATTAATAGCGGGATACAGCATTTGGTTGCATAAGGTTATTGCGCAACATCGGCGCGATGGCTTATAAGTGGTTATGGATTTTGCGAAACCAATCAATCTATCAATAAATTATTGGCTGGCCCGCGGCAGTTTTTACGCCTGGGTGGGTTTTTTATGCCTGTTATTGGCGGTTGGTTTTTTTACCATCCTTCACCATGGCGGTGATACAATGGCGGGGCTGTTGACCGGCCCAATAAAAAGCCCGGGTTTTTTTACCGCCATGATTTATTCGTTGCGAGTCGCGGTGATAACATTTGCTTTGGCCTTTGGCTTGGCGGGGTTGTTGACCATGACCATGCCGACCAATAAATGGGCGATGATTATTTGCCGCGGTTTTTGTTTTTTTTGGCTGGGGGTGCCGCCCTTGACATTGCTGGTGGGGATGGATGGATTCTATAACATGGCACAGCATCTATGGCCGGCGAATGTGCCATTTTTGTCCCTGCTTAACCCCTTTCCCAACCCAAATGGTGCGCATCAGGTTATTGCCCTGGTGCAAAAGGAAACCCCATTCCTGTTGCTGGTTATGCTTAACGCCTATGATAATATCAATGGTAATTATCGGCGGTTTGCGTCATCGCTCGGGTTGGGTGGCGTGGCGCGGTTTTTAAAAATCGATTTTCCATTATTGTGGCCGAAAATAAAATGGCCATGTTTATTAAGCCTGTTGTTTGCTTTTAATAATGTCGAGGCCGGCATTTTTATGGGGCCGAACGCGCCGCCATCTTTCCCCCTGTTATTGCTCAACAGCATGCAAACCGCATCGGCCTTGCAAAATAATGAACTTCATGGCTTTGCCATTTGGTTGTTGTTGGCCAACGGTGGGTTGGTGGCGATTTTTTTGTTATTGGCCAGCATCTGCGCCAACTTAAAAAAATGGTGGATGGGGCTGTCCCTGCCCATCGCAAGTTTGAATAGGATTTATTACATGGGGTTTGGTTTGACCTTCGCCGGCTTGGCGGCGCATGGTGGGTTGTTATTGCTGTCGGTGGTTGGCTTGGCGATGGAAGCCTGGCGGCGCGGCGCGGGTTTTTTTTCGGGCGAGGCGCATGTCTTGGCGACGGGTTTTTTTAATAGTTTTCTGTTGGGCGCAATATCTAGTATTGTCGCGGTGTTTGTTTTTTTATGGTGGCGGTTTAACAATGCCATGGCGATGGTTATGTCGCCGGTTACTGCGCCGCGCAATTTTTTGGCCAGAAAAATTCGCCCGATTAACGCCAATTATATTTTATTGTTGCCGTTGTTTTTGCCGGATATTATTTTATCATTGCATGGCAATATGTTGTCATTTTTATTGGGCGGCGGGTTGGTTGTAAAATTAGGCCTGTTGTTGTTGATTCATGTTGGCTTGGGGTTGGGGCTGGCGATGCTCCTGCTCGACGCGCCCTATGGCAAGATACCGCAAAACATGCTCCGCCATGGGCGGGCAATTGGCCTGACGTCTTGGCGGGTTTTTTTTCGTATTGTCCTGCCATTATTGTGGCGGCCATTGTTGTTTGCCATCGCTTTAAGTTTCGCGGTCAGCCTGTCGCTTTACACGCCAAACCTTATGCTGGCGGCTGGGCATGACACCATGACGACGTTGTTGGTGGCCTATGAATTTTCGGGGGATAACGCATTGTTGGCGATGGTTTCCCTATGGTTATTAATCTTGCCGATGGCGGGTTATGGCATCGCCTATGGTCTTTCGACGATTTATGATAGGGGGAAATGATGTTGCAACTTATCGATTATCAATTATTATTGGCGGGCAAAAAATTGCTGGGTTTTAAAAACCTGTCGGTTGGCCACGCGGGGGGCAGGGGCAACGCCGATATTCTTACCCTGATGGGCCGGTCGGGGGTTGGCAAAACCTCTTTCCTCCTCGATATTGCCGGGTTGCTGACGGCGGGTGGTTCTGCAGAAGATTCGTTTGTCAGTCGGGGAAAGATTCTGCTCGATGGTAGCAACTTACGCGGCGTGCCCAGCCATCAACGGCGCGTTGCCTATATGGCGCAACAGCCGGTGGTTTTTCCCTTTTTGTCGGTGGCAGAAAACCTGTCGCTGGCTATTCCCAAAAAATACGACAAAAAAACCCGCGTGAAAAAAATTGCCTGGGCATTGCAACAATGCCAGATGGTTGGGTTTGAAAAACGAAACACAACGACATTATCGGGGGGGGAGGTCGCCCGCCTGTCGCTGATGATGCTTATCCTTGCCGAGCCAAAATTGTTGCTGTTGGATGAGCCATTTTCCGCGCTTCATAAAACATTACGCGGCGCGATGAAAAAATTTGTGGTCGATATAGTTAGCAAGCAAAAAATCCCGATGATAATGGTGACCCACCAGCGCGAGGACGCGTTGGGCAAGATTATTCTGCTAAAGGAATAAACCACGATGGATAAAAAAAATTCACCTGTTATTTCGGTTGTCATGCCGGTTTTCAACGGCGCGCGGTTTTTGCCGGCGGCGATTGATAGTATTCTCAACCAAACATTTGGCGATATCGAATTGCTGATTGACACCACGGGGTCGACGGATGGCGCGACCGAGGTAGCCGATGATTACGCACAAGGCGACAAACGAATCCGCCACGAAAAAAACGGCGCGTCGCGCTTCATGCCACAAAAATTGAATCACCTCATAACTATCGCAAGTGGCCAATATATCGCGCGGATGGACGGCGATGATATTTCCCTGGCCGAGCGGTTTGCCAAACAATTGGCCTATTTCGAACAACACCCCGATGTCGCGGTGCTGGGCACGAACATGATGCGGGTGGACGAGGCGGGCAATCTCCAGCATGGGTTTCGTTGCATGCAAAACCACGATGAAATTGTTGCCAACACCATCAACGGCATATCGGGCATGGCGCACCCGACGGTGATGATGCGCGCCGACGCGTTAAAAAAAATAGCTGGTTACCGCACACAATTTGTTAGCGCGGAGGATTTGGATTTATGGTTACGTCTGATTCGCGCTGGTTATCGTTTTGCCAATTTGGCGGAGGTATTGTTTCATTATCGTTCGCACGGCACGCAAGCCACCAAAGAATTATGGCGCGACATGTCGTTGCTGACCGTTTTGTTAAAATTGAATCACCGCGAGGTCAGCGCGGGCATGCCCGATATTTTTGATAACCTGCGCCCCGAGGATATAACCATAGCCATGGTCAAGCAATATTGCCATGCGCCGGAGGAAATCATCAATAATTATTCCAGCATATTATTCGGTCTGTTGTCGCAAACCGCCCACAAAAAAAATAATGATTTGTTGCGGGAAACGGCCTTTTGTATCGAGCAGATGATAAATGCCGCCGCCAATATCTTACCCAATGACAATGTAAAAAAACAGGTGGTGGATTTTCTGGCCAAGCTGCAATGCGAGGTCGGCCAATTATCGCCGCCATTTTATCACTTGTTTTATCAGGTTTATGTCGCCTTTCCCGTCGTCAGCAAGACAATCGTCACGCCGGTCAAAGAAAGGATTTTACAACTGATGACCGATGTTGGTATGAAAAATGAAATGGAAAACCTGCAAACAACATGGCGGGGTTAAGCGATTATCAACATGACAAAAAAAATTCTTATCGTCGGCGCGGGGGTTTCGGGAGCGACCGTGGCACGGTTGTTGGCAAACAAAAATGGCGGTGATAAATTATTTGATATCACCGTTATCGACAAACGCCACCATGTCGCCGGCAATTGCCACACCGAAATGTCGCACGGCATTATGGACCATGTTTATGGCCCGCATATTTTTCACACCGACCAAATGCGGGTGTTTGAATTTGTAAAACAATTTTCTACATTTTATGATTATCGCCACACGGTCAAGGCCATGCACGACGGGGTTTATTCCTTGCCGATTAACCTGCTGACGATATGCCAAGTTTATGGCAAGGAGCTATCGCCGCGCGCCGCGATGGATTTAATCGCCAGCGAACGGGAAGCAATCAAGGAGCCAAAAAATTTTGAGGAGCAAGCCCTGAGCATGGTGGGCATGAGGCTTTATGAAAAGTTTTTTAAACATTACACCGAACGGCAATGGGGCGTGGCGGCGACCGAAATTCCGGCCTATATTTTAAAACGCCTGCCCCTGCGGTTTAATTTTGACGACCGGTATTTTAACCACCCGGTGCAGGTTATGCCGGTCGATGGTTACACCCCGATGGTCGAAAAAATGCTCGACGCGTCGGGGGTGCAGGTAAAATTGCAAACCGATTTTGATAAAAAAATGATAGCCCATTACGACCATGTTTTTTACACTGGCAAGTTGGATGAATTTTATGACTTCACCCACGGCGATTTGCCATATCGCACCATGGTGTTTGAAAAAGAATTTTTTAAAGACACCGATTTCCAAGGTTGCGCCGTGATGAACAATTGCTCGCCGCGTGGCGACCACACCCGCGTTACCGAATATAAACATTTTTCTCCCGATAAAATTATCGCCGACACGATTATCGCGCGGGAATATAGCAAAACCGGCAAGCGCCACGACATTCCCTACTACCCGGTCAATTTGGTTTCGGGCAATAAAATGCTCGAGCAATATCAGGCCATGGCCAAGCGGGAGGAGAAGGTTATTTTCCTTGGCCGATTGGGCAGTTTTCAATATCTTGATATGGATAAGGCCATATTGGCGGCGATGGAATGCGCCGAAAATTTTTTGCAACATTAGGAATAGGCTTTGAGGTGGTTGTATGAAAATCGCGGTGGAAATCTCGGGGCATTTGCGCACATTTGAATTTTGCGCGCCATTGTTGCGGCGTTATTTGCTCGACCGTTACGATTGCGATGTTTTTATTCACACCTGGGATAAAACCGAACATCAAAACCGCTCATGGCATGGCAACATGGGCATGGGCGATGGCCAAGCCCCGCAGGCGGTTGATGACACCATGGGGCAAAAGATTATGGCCATGTATCAGCCGAAGGCCATCACCATCGACAGCGAGGAAGCCCTGCCAAAAATTGATGGGTTTCTTATCCCGCCGCGACCGCAAGAATTGGGGGGTGATGGTTTTGGTGGTTTCACCCTTCAGGCGGTGTGGAACACCCTTTATACCGAAAGCCAGGCGCACAGCATCATGCGCCAATACCAGGCCGAACATGGCACCCATTACGATTTTATCATCCGCACGCGGCCAGATATCGGCTTGCTCGAACCATTTGTCATCGAACCTTACCTGCCATTTTTTAAGATGTGCGACGACACCGCGATGTTTTTTCCGTCGTGGATATATGTGCGCACCGCTTTTGATAGCCTGCATAGCAAGGATTACGAACGTTTTTTACCCGGTTCGATGGATGTTTTTTATCTCACCACGCCGGGCGCAATGGATAAATTAATGTCGATTATGGACCCCGCCAATTTTCAGGCGATGTTTATCGATACCCCTGCCTGTTTCCCGACACCCGATTGGCAAACCCGTTGGAGCGTTGAATTGTTGTTTTTGTGGTATGCGCAACGGCTGGGAATCATCCACCATTTTGGCAAAATCAACCGCATTATAAAACGCAACCGCAACGCGGACGATACGTTGGTGGTGCATAAGGACAGGGTTGAAAATTCGCGCGAACATTTGGTAATGAAATAGCGGGAACAACTAAAACCCCAACATAACCATGGCGCGCATCAATATCTTGACCATTCACCAACCGGCCGTGGCGTGTTTTTTGCGCCAGGCACCGGTGCACACCATGGCCGATGATAAAATGGCGGCCATGTGGAAGGGGTTGCGGTTTGTATTTAACCAAAAGGTCGAGCAGAGCGACATCGTAGTGGTCTATGATTACCCGCCGCAGAATATAAAAATCGAGGTTGCATCGCGCCGCCAGGTGGTGTTGTTGGTGACCGAGGCTTTCGACCGCTACCCGCCAGAATTTGTTAAACAATTTGGCATGGTGGTGTCGCAACATCCCAAACCGGCTGATTATGATGGCACGTGGGTTCACCACCATGGTTGTTTGGAATGGTGGTATGGCGTGCGCCGCGACCATAACCCGGGGCAGGGGCAAGGCCAGAGTCAAGGCCAGAGTCAAGGCCAGGGTCAAGGCCAGGGCGGGGGTGACGTCAAAGCCCAACCGACCCTCGATTGGCAAGGCTTGGCCTATTCCCCGACCAAAACCAATAATCGGGTGTCGATTATTACCTCGACCAAAAACATGCCGCAGATTCCCGGCCACGCGGTGCGCAATCGATTTGTTGATGGTTTGGCGGCGAGCGATTTGCCACTCGATATTTTTGGCCAGGGTCGCCGCCCATTGCAAGACAAATTGGATGGTTTGTTTCATTACCCTTATCACATTGCGCTGGAAAATAGCTTTATCGATGATTATTGGACCGAAAAATTGGCCGATGGTTTGTTGGCCGAATGTTTTATTTTTTACGCCGGTTGCCGCAACATCGAAAAATATTTTGATAAAAAATCGATAGTCATGCTTGACATAAATGACCCGGCCGGCGCGATTGCGCTAATTAAAAAAACCATGGCCGACAACCAATGGCAAAATCAACAGGCAACGATTAAGACCAACAAGCAAAAATTAATGTTGGAGGAAAATATCTATCCCGCCCTATTGCGGTTGTTTGTTGCCAATGGGCTGTTGCAGGTAACCCAAACCGCCGCCGCGTGATGGTGAGGGCGCAAATTGCGCAACCTTGACTTTGGGGCGCAAAGGGATTATTATCAGGCCATGCAACCGATTATCTCCATCACCGACCGTGCCGCCGGGCGTATTAAATACCTGGTGTCGCACCCCGAGGTCATCGCCGCCAGCGCGACCAAAAAAACCGCGGTGCCGGAAAAAATTTCGGCGGTGCGGATAAGCCTGGCCAATCGCGGTTGTTCGGGCAAATCATACGAGGTCGAATATGCCGACGCGCCAAAACAGCATGAGGAAATTATCGAGGACAAGGGGGTCAAAATTTACATCGACCCGGCCGCCACCATGTTTTTAATCGGCACCGAAATGGATTGGGTCGAGGATAAATTTTCCGCCAGTTTTCAATTCAAAAACCCCAATGAAAAAGCCCGTTGTGGTTGCGGCGAGAGCTTCATGGTGTAGCACCGCACCGATAGGGCGCGGCATATTATTGAAACGGGCATTCACGCCACTAGACATTGCCGATGGCAATATGTAAAGCTTTTGGTTATGAATCAAAAAATCGGCGATAAAAATGTAAAAAAAATTGTGCTGGCCTATTCGGGCGGGCTGGATACCTCGGTCATTTTAAAATGGTTGATGGAAAATTATCGGGCGGAGGTCGCGACCTTCACCGCCGATTTGGGGCAAGACAACAATGGTTCTATCGGTGGCGATGGCGGCGATGAGTTAGCTTTGGCCTCGGCTAAGGCAAAAACCCTCGGCGTGAAAGAAATATTTGTCGAGGATCTGCGTGAAGAATTCGTGCGTGATTATGTCATGCCGATGATGCGCGCCAATGCCCTGTATGAAGGGCGCTACCTGCTGGGCACCTCCATCGCGCGGCCGTTGATTGCCAAAAAACAAATCGATATTGCCAAAAAAATTGGTGCCGATGCCGTAGCGCACGGCGCAACGGGCAAGGGCAACGACCAGGTGCGTTTTGAATTGGGCTATTACGCCCTGCACCCCGATATTACGGTCATTGCCCCGTGGCGCGAATGGAATTTGAACAGCCGCGCCGAGTTAATTAGCTATGCCGAACAACA
It encodes:
- a CDS encoding DUF4115 domain-containing protein, which produces MKKKKFVDTLGRADNDDGQHPADKKIRWYERLSDRNVAAVGKKIASKITTTAKTTLISPSGKTPTGVLSKTLAAEGTTVSSILTPNQKKYAALSPAQFGLILKKRRKELGLEHTDITRELKFRESFVDALEDGRYYLLPNHYFIRGFINQYADLLDVHEDIYLSYLAEHFQDEVAIKRLLQLNDITTPPTFNLRKGSGYVKKKANYNPTHLTDLLKPISVLVVAGLLFGGYYLFLAIGQKNHAGDATNGATTPHLALRANNDVWVRVTDDQGKILLEAQIAKGKTITLPNQNNLSLTTPAANNILFMLNDQAYRYADNNNNLQNVSLNIDKLMPKLTIAPVSTSDTPTDGNAPAAGTPTNGDNAPAVPATVPTTPANP
- the aroA gene encoding 3-phosphoshikimate 1-carboxyvinyltransferase; protein product: MKLISQRDANGEKNGLRGTLGKNDKAASMGDKSISHRALMFAGMARGTSRITGLLESEDTQRTQKTMAAMGVMVKKDGDDYLVESPGFLALRQPKEPLDMGNSGTSARLLMGMLSGTGHHVSMFGDESLSKRPMKRVIGPLSNMGVEFTGSDNALPNFLPLSFRGRPPLIPLDYTLPVASAQIKSAILLAGLSAMGDTTVWEHNISRDHTERMLALFGVPLRETIKDNLRGVTIGGGTAVLEKITGKNINVPRDISSVAFLLVAASILPDSDLTIENVGLNPTRDGIIETLLEMGAAITIDYDGFAAGGEPTGTIRVKSAALQGITTPPDRAPRMIDEYPILSIAAACATGVSLFQGLEELRVKESNRLAAIATGLSGAGVAVKTGDDWLEITGQKNIRGGNVIATNLDHRIAMSFYILGLVCQEAITIDDDRSIATSFPNFLSLMSRLLNEQ
- a CDS encoding FYDLN acid domain-containing protein, coding for MFATGEIGEKFTCPHCSTPEEKVKFYNLGKEGDPVCPKCGAMHNPLESLHLKSYYQGMEEENMDGMEEGSEEMVDDAAVVLEDTSELGGEEVLPDATPENPDGEQ
- a CDS encoding ATP-binding cassette domain-containing protein, with protein sequence MMLQLIDYQLLLAGKKLLGFKNLSVGHAGGRGNADILTLMGRSGVGKTSFLLDIAGLLTAGGSAEDSFVSRGKILLDGSNLRGVPSHQRRVAYMAQQPVVFPFLSVAENLSLAIPKKYDKKTRVKKIAWALQQCQMVGFEKRNTTTLSGGEVARLSLMMLILAEPKLLLLDEPFSALHKTLRGAMKKFVVDIVSKQKIPMIMVTHQREDALGKIILLKE
- a CDS encoding glycosyltransferase gives rise to the protein MDKKNSPVISVVMPVFNGARFLPAAIDSILNQTFGDIELLIDTTGSTDGATEVADDYAQGDKRIRHEKNGASRFMPQKLNHLITIASGQYIARMDGDDISLAERFAKQLAYFEQHPDVAVLGTNMMRVDEAGNLQHGFRCMQNHDEIVANTINGISGMAHPTVMMRADALKKIAGYRTQFVSAEDLDLWLRLIRAGYRFANLAEVLFHYRSHGTQATKELWRDMSLLTVLLKLNHREVSAGMPDIFDNLRPEDITIAMVKQYCHAPEEIINNYSSILFGLLSQTAHKKNNDLLRETAFCIEQMINAAANILPNDNVKKQVVDFLAKLQCEVGQLSPPFYHLFYQVYVAFPVVSKTIVTPVKERILQLMTDVGMKNEMENLQTTWRG
- a CDS encoding UDP-galactopyranose mutase: MTKKILIVGAGVSGATVARLLANKNGGDKLFDITVIDKRHHVAGNCHTEMSHGIMDHVYGPHIFHTDQMRVFEFVKQFSTFYDYRHTVKAMHDGVYSLPINLLTICQVYGKELSPRAAMDLIASEREAIKEPKNFEEQALSMVGMRLYEKFFKHYTERQWGVAATEIPAYILKRLPLRFNFDDRYFNHPVQVMPVDGYTPMVEKMLDASGVQVKLQTDFDKKMIAHYDHVFYTGKLDEFYDFTHGDLPYRTMVFEKEFFKDTDFQGCAVMNNCSPRGDHTRVTEYKHFSPDKIIADTIIAREYSKTGKRHDIPYYPVNLVSGNKMLEQYQAMAKREEKVIFLGRLGSFQYLDMDKAILAAMECAENFLQH
- a CDS encoding glycosyltransferase family 10, which gives rise to MARINILTIHQPAVACFLRQAPVHTMADDKMAAMWKGLRFVFNQKVEQSDIVVVYDYPPQNIKIEVASRRQVVLLVTEAFDRYPPEFVKQFGMVVSQHPKPADYDGTWVHHHGCLEWWYGVRRDHNPGQGQGQSQGQSQGQGQGQGGGDVKAQPTLDWQGLAYSPTKTNNRVSIITSTKNMPQIPGHAVRNRFVDGLAASDLPLDIFGQGRRPLQDKLDGLFHYPYHIALENSFIDDYWTEKLADGLLAECFIFYAGCRNIEKYFDKKSIVMLDINDPAGAIALIKKTMADNQWQNQQATIKTNKQKLMLEENIYPALLRLFVANGLLQVTQTAAA
- a CDS encoding iron-sulfur cluster assembly accessory protein; its protein translation is MQPIISITDRAAGRIKYLVSHPEVIAASATKKTAVPEKISAVRISLANRGCSGKSYEVEYADAPKQHEEIIEDKGVKIYIDPAATMFLIGTEMDWVEDKFSASFQFKNPNEKARCGCGESFMV